Proteins encoded together in one Rhizobacter sp. J219 window:
- a CDS encoding TetR/AcrR family transcriptional regulator: MQPTRTNPERSEATRTALLDAARALFVAHGYGDTATPAVCAAAGMTRGALYHHFVDKRDLFHAVVAREAQAVAAEIEAAAPANLPADQALLAGGDAYLEAMAVPGRARLLLVEGPAALGREAMQALDAANAEGTLRAGLAAAGVKGVDLDVLTGWLSAAFDRAALDLQEGRDATAVRRTLRWLLGRILPSGAPPARSSRRPRA; encoded by the coding sequence ATGCAACCCACCCGCACCAACCCTGAACGCAGCGAGGCCACTCGCACGGCGCTGCTCGACGCGGCGCGCGCCCTCTTCGTGGCCCACGGCTACGGCGACACGGCCACGCCAGCGGTCTGCGCCGCCGCCGGCATGACACGCGGCGCGCTGTACCACCATTTCGTCGACAAGCGCGACCTCTTCCACGCGGTGGTGGCGCGCGAGGCGCAGGCGGTCGCTGCCGAGATCGAAGCGGCGGCGCCGGCCAATCTGCCGGCCGACCAGGCCCTGCTGGCGGGCGGTGATGCCTACCTGGAGGCGATGGCCGTGCCTGGCCGCGCAAGGCTGCTGCTGGTGGAAGGCCCAGCCGCACTGGGCCGCGAGGCGATGCAGGCGCTCGACGCCGCCAACGCGGAAGGCACGCTGCGTGCCGGCCTGGCGGCGGCGGGCGTCAAAGGGGTCGACCTCGATGTGCTGACGGGTTGGCTGTCGGCCGCCTTCGACCGCGCGGCGCTCGACCTGCAGGAGGGGCGCGATGCCACCGCGGTGCGGCGCACGCTGCGCTGGCTGCTGGGCCGCATCCTGCCCAGCGGCGCGCCACCGGCAAGAAGCTCGCGCCGGCCGCGCGCCTGA
- the puuE gene encoding allantoinase PuuE, which translates to MTSEQSYPRDLKGYGRDVPHAQWPNGARIAVQFVLNYEEGGENNPLHGDPTSETFLSELITAQAYESRHMTIESMYEYGSRVGVWRILREFEKRKLPMTIFAVGMAMQRYPELLACFMDNGYEIANHGLRWIHYQNLPEATERRHIELGTHVLKDMTGGAWPLGWYTGRDSPNTRRLVVEHGGYEYDSDYYGDDLPFWMPVTKSDGSVSQQLVVPYSLDCNDMRFVQTQGFNTGDHFFTYLRDSFDALYAEGEDGDQRGAPKMMSIGMHCRLLGKPGRIGSLQRFLDHVLAHDKVWVCRRIDIARHWKQHHPAPA; encoded by the coding sequence ATGACCAGCGAACAGAGCTACCCGAGAGATCTGAAGGGCTACGGGCGTGATGTGCCCCATGCCCAGTGGCCCAACGGCGCACGGATCGCCGTGCAGTTCGTCCTCAACTACGAGGAAGGCGGCGAGAACAACCCGCTGCACGGCGACCCGACCAGCGAGACCTTCCTCTCCGAGCTGATCACGGCCCAGGCTTACGAGAGCCGGCACATGACCATCGAGTCGATGTACGAGTACGGCTCGCGCGTGGGCGTGTGGCGCATCCTGCGCGAGTTCGAGAAGCGCAAGCTGCCGATGACCATCTTCGCCGTGGGCATGGCGATGCAGCGCTACCCCGAGCTGCTCGCGTGCTTCATGGACAACGGCTACGAGATCGCCAACCACGGCCTGCGCTGGATCCACTATCAAAACCTGCCCGAGGCCACCGAGCGCCGCCACATCGAGCTCGGCACGCATGTCTTGAAGGACATGACCGGCGGTGCCTGGCCTCTGGGCTGGTACACGGGCCGCGACAGCCCCAACACGAGGCGCCTCGTGGTCGAGCATGGCGGCTACGAATACGACAGCGACTACTACGGCGACGACCTGCCCTTCTGGATGCCCGTCACCAAGAGCGACGGCAGCGTTTCGCAGCAGCTGGTCGTGCCCTACTCGCTCGACTGCAACGACATGCGTTTCGTGCAGACGCAGGGCTTCAACACCGGCGACCACTTCTTCACCTACCTGCGCGACAGCTTCGATGCGCTCTACGCCGAGGGCGAGGACGGTGATCAGAGAGGGGCGCCGAAGATGATGAGCATCGGCATGCACTGCCGCCTGCTCGGCAAGCCGGGGCGCATCGGCTCGCTGCAGCGGTTTCTCGACCATGTGCTCGCGCACGACAAGGTGTGGGTGTGCCGCCGCATCGACATCGCGCGGCACTGGAAGCAGCATCACCCGGCCCCAGCATGA
- a CDS encoding VOC family protein — MAITSYYPVLMTRNVAATAGFYQQHFGFEALFTADWYVHLQSREAGAQVSLAILDARHETIPAAGRGAPGAGVLLNFEVDDVDAEYERLTAAGLEVLLPLRDEAFGQRHFIVQAPDGVMVDVITPIPASGEFVQQYAESALPA, encoded by the coding sequence ATGGCCATCACCAGCTACTACCCCGTCCTCATGACCCGCAACGTGGCAGCCACCGCCGGCTTCTACCAGCAGCACTTCGGCTTCGAGGCGCTGTTCACCGCCGACTGGTACGTGCACCTGCAATCGCGCGAAGCCGGCGCGCAGGTGAGCCTTGCCATCCTCGATGCGCGCCACGAGACCATCCCGGCGGCCGGTCGAGGCGCACCCGGCGCGGGCGTCCTGCTCAATTTCGAGGTGGACGATGTCGACGCCGAATACGAGCGGCTCACCGCTGCGGGACTGGAGGTCTTGCTGCCCTTGCGCGACGAGGCCTTCGGCCAGCGGCATTTCATCGTGCAGGCGCCCGATGGGGTGATGGTCGACGTCATTACGCCGATTCCGGCCAGCGGCGAGTTCGTGCAGCAGTACGCCGAGTCGGCGCTGCCGGCCTGA
- a CDS encoding urate hydroxylase PuuD — translation MDSHLLDWLNFLLRWAHVITGVAWIGASFYFVALDNSLTPPEDTKDRDKGIGGELWAVHGGGFYHQQKYPVSPAVLPERLHWSMWESYSTWLTGFALFTVLYLFNASSFLIDRSVHDWSPAAAISAALGFFVGFWLIYDGICRVFGQRKNGNAIVGVLVAVFVVFASWLSCQLFAGRAAFLLVGAMLATTMSGNVFFWIIPGQRKVVAALRAGQPVDPIHGKRGKQRSVHNTYFTLPVLFTMISNHYGFLYTGPNNWVTLVVMMLAGALIRQSFVMRHKAHATGQPVPWWYAVVGVVLLAGMVTATMPQAEKQAAGAPPATFAEVQKVMAERCVMCHSEQVVNKAIQLHTPELIVRNAQAVYQQSSVLKLMPLNNATQMTDAERALVKRWYEAGAKP, via the coding sequence GTGGATTCGCACCTGCTCGACTGGCTCAACTTTCTGCTGCGCTGGGCCCACGTCATCACGGGCGTGGCGTGGATCGGCGCGTCGTTCTATTTCGTCGCGCTCGACAACAGCCTCACGCCGCCTGAAGACACCAAAGACCGTGACAAGGGCATCGGCGGTGAGCTGTGGGCTGTGCACGGCGGCGGTTTCTATCACCAGCAGAAGTACCCGGTCTCGCCCGCGGTGCTGCCCGAGCGGCTGCACTGGTCGATGTGGGAGAGCTACTCGACCTGGCTCACCGGCTTCGCACTCTTCACCGTGCTCTATCTCTTCAACGCGAGCAGCTTTCTCATCGACAGGAGCGTGCACGACTGGTCGCCGGCCGCTGCCATCAGCGCGGCGCTCGGTTTCTTCGTCGGCTTCTGGCTGATCTACGACGGCATCTGCCGTGTCTTCGGCCAGCGCAAGAACGGCAATGCGATCGTCGGTGTGCTGGTGGCCGTCTTCGTCGTGTTTGCGTCGTGGTTGTCATGCCAGCTCTTCGCCGGGCGCGCGGCCTTCCTGCTGGTGGGCGCGATGCTCGCCACCACCATGAGCGGCAACGTCTTCTTCTGGATCATCCCCGGCCAGCGCAAGGTGGTCGCGGCCCTGCGTGCGGGCCAGCCGGTCGACCCGATCCACGGCAAGCGCGGCAAGCAGCGCAGCGTGCACAACACCTACTTCACGCTGCCGGTGCTGTTCACGATGATCAGCAACCACTACGGCTTTCTCTACACCGGCCCCAACAACTGGGTGACGCTGGTGGTGATGATGCTGGCGGGCGCACTGATCCGCCAGTCGTTCGTGATGCGCCACAAGGCGCACGCGACCGGGCAGCCGGTGCCGTGGTGGTACGCCGTGGTGGGGGTGGTGCTGCTCGCGGGCATGGTCACCGCGACGATGCCGCAGGCCGAGAAGCAGGCGGCCGGTGCGCCGCCGGCGACCTTTGCCGAGGTGCAGAAGGTGATGGCCGAGCGCTGCGTGATGTGCCACAGCGAGCAGGTGGTCAACAAGGCCATCCAGCTGCACACGCCCGAGTTGATCGTGCGCAATGCGCAGGCGGTCTACCAGCAGTCGTCGGTGTTGAAGCTCATGCCGCTCAACAACGCCACGCAGATGACGGACGCCGAGCGGGCACTGGTGAAGCGCTGGTACGAGGCCGGCGCGAAGCCCTGA
- the uraH gene encoding hydroxyisourate hydrolase: MGKLTTHVLDTMNGCPAAGMLVALYRVESGQPVLLKQLALNHDGRADAPLLDDATFKTGTYRLVFEVAAYFKGRGVNLPDPPFVDAVPIDFGLANPLQHYHVPLLASPWAYSTYRGS; the protein is encoded by the coding sequence ATGGGCAAGCTCACCACCCACGTGCTCGACACCATGAACGGCTGCCCTGCGGCGGGCATGCTGGTGGCGCTGTACCGCGTCGAGAGCGGCCAGCCGGTGCTGCTCAAGCAGCTCGCGCTGAACCACGACGGCCGCGCCGACGCCCCGCTGCTCGACGACGCCACGTTCAAGACCGGCACTTACCGCCTGGTCTTCGAGGTGGCGGCCTATTTCAAGGGGCGGGGTGTGAACCTGCCCGACCCGCCGTTCGTCGATGCCGTGCCCATCGACTTCGGCCTCGCCAACCCCTTGCAGCACTACCACGTGCCCCTGCTCGCCAGCCCCTGGGCCTATTCCACCTACCGGGGAAGCTGA
- a CDS encoding GntR family transcriptional regulator, whose product MPRSPANLTALRPAARGTAGAGKKQAASRKTGSKTAGAAVPDDELQNTTRRIADSITAAIVERRLMPGTKLAEQKIADIFKVSRTIVRQALHQLSRDKLVTLTQARGARVAQPSVDEARQVFEVRQMLEAAMIKRAAAELTEPQIAQLRQHLRDEEAAVQRTDVPGRTHLLADFHVVLARMLGNEALADILRELVSRSSLISLMYQSAHSAEHSFAEHVAIVDALEARDARAAVKLMQSHLHNVERNLRLNPRVPDLPSVLHAGDPS is encoded by the coding sequence ATGCCGCGCTCCCCTGCCAACCTGACTGCCCTCCGCCCGGCGGCGCGCGGCACGGCAGGCGCAGGCAAGAAGCAGGCCGCCTCCCGCAAGACGGGCAGCAAGACAGCCGGCGCCGCCGTCCCCGACGACGAGCTGCAAAACACCACCCGCCGCATCGCCGACTCGATCACCGCCGCCATCGTCGAGCGGCGCCTGATGCCCGGCACCAAGCTCGCCGAGCAGAAGATCGCCGACATCTTCAAGGTCTCGCGCACCATCGTGCGGCAGGCCCTGCACCAGTTGAGCCGCGACAAGCTGGTCACGCTCACGCAGGCGCGCGGCGCGCGTGTGGCGCAGCCGAGCGTCGACGAAGCGCGCCAGGTCTTCGAGGTGCGCCAGATGCTCGAAGCCGCGATGATCAAACGCGCTGCCGCCGAGCTGACCGAGCCGCAGATCGCACAACTGCGCCAGCACCTGCGCGACGAAGAAGCCGCCGTGCAACGCACCGACGTGCCCGGCCGCACCCACCTGCTGGCCGACTTCCATGTGGTGCTCGCGCGCATGCTCGGCAACGAGGCGCTGGCCGACATCTTGCGAGAGCTGGTGTCGAGAAGCTCGCTGATCTCGTTGATGTACCAGTCCGCCCATTCGGCCGAACACTCCTTTGCGGAGCACGTGGCGATCGTCGACGCGCTCGAAGCCCGCGATGCCCGCGCGGCGGTGAAGCTCATGCAAAGCCACTTGCACAATGTCGAGCGCAACCTGCGCCTGAACCCCCGGGTGCCGGACTTGCCGTCGGTGCTGCATGCCGGAGACCCCTCATGA